The Vidua chalybeata isolate OUT-0048 chromosome 17, bVidCha1 merged haplotype, whole genome shotgun sequence genome has a segment encoding these proteins:
- the PARD6B gene encoding partitioning defective 6 homolog beta, with amino-acid sequence MNRAQRGAAGSRGLGTMEVKSKFGAEFRRFSLERSKPGKFEEFYGLLQHVHKIPNVDVLVGYTDVHGDLLPINNDDNYHKAVSTANPLLRIFIQRKEDADYSAFGTDTMTRKKNVLSNVLRPDNHKKKPHIVISMPQDFRPVSSIIDVDILPETHRRVRLYKYGTDKPLGFYIRDGSSVRVTPHGLEKVPGIFISRLVPGGLAQSTGLLAVNDEVLEVNGIEVSGKSLDQVTDMMIANSRNLIITVRPANQRNNVVRNSRTSGSSGQSTESSLPSSTPNILGSLLQGEEESDEEDIIIEDSGEPQQIPKAAPASESIESLSQIELLHESTQNGFLPSSEMNLNHSAGSISMEYEVPEPGRKSLEEDGTIITL; translated from the exons ATGAACCGGGCTCagcgcggggccgcgggcagcCGCGGCCTGGGCACCATGGAGGTGAAGAGCAAG TTTGGGGCAGAATTTCGACGATTTTCTCTGGAGAGATCCAAACCTGGAAAGTTTGAGGAGTTCTATGGATTATTGCAGCACGTGCACAAGATCCCAAACGTTGATGTTCTGGTGGGATACACGGACGTTCACGGAGACCTGCTGCCTATCAATAATGATGACAATTATCACAAAGCAGTTTCTACAGCCAATCCTCTCCTCAGGATTTTCATTCAGAGAAAAG AAGATGCAGACTACAGTGCCTTCGGGACGGATACCATGACGAGGAAGAAGAACGTCTTATCCAACGTGCTACGTCCGGATAACCACAAGAAGAAACCCCACATTGTCATTAGCATGCCCCAGGACTTCAGGCCCGTGTCCTCCATCATAGACGTGGATATTCTGCCCGAGACCCACCGCAGGGTGCGGCTCTACAAGTACGGCACCGACAAACCCCTGGGCTTCTACATCCGCGACGGCTCCAGCGTCAGGGTCACCCCGCACGGGCTGGAGAAGGTGCCGGGCATTTTCATATCCAGGCTGGTCCCCGGGGGGCTGGCTCAGAGCACGGGCCTGCTGGCTGTCAATGATGAGGTGCTGGAGGTGAACGGGATAGAGGTGTCAGGAAAAAGCCTCGATCAAGTTACAGACATGATGATTGCGAACAGCCGCAACCTGATCATCACGGTCAGACCCGCCAACCAGAGGAACAACGTCGTGAGGAACAGTCGGACTTCGGGCAGCTCCGGCCAGTCCACTGAGTCCAGCCTTCCCAGCAGCACTCCAAACATTCTGGGGAGTCTGCTGCAAGGAGAAGAGGAGAGCGATGAGGAGGACATTATTATTGAAGACAGTGGCGAGCCACAGCAGATCCCAAAAGCTGCGCCTGCCAGCGAAAGCATAGAATCCTTATCACAAATTGAACTCCTCCACGAGTCCACACAAAATGGATTCCTTCCTTCCAGTGAGATGAACTTGAATCACTCAGCAGGCAGCATTAGCATGGAGTATGAAGTCCCAGAGCCAGGGCGTAAGTCCTTAGAAGAAGATGGAACTATAATAACGCTATGA